The following nucleotide sequence is from Melioribacteraceae bacterium.
AAATGATTGTGATTCTCTTATCTGCTGTCTTGGTCATAACATAAGTTTTAAAGGGATTTATGGCTCTCCCCATAAACTTGTTTCTGTTACGGTTGCAAAAATTATTGAAGCGTTACAAGAACTAAACACCAAACCGAAGTTTGTGCTGATGAGTACAACCGCATATACTAACCAAAAAATAAATGAAGTAAACGACCTCAGAGAGAAAATCGTGTTCTCATTACTGGAAGTAATATTACCTCCTCACAAAGATAATATGCTTGCAGCTAATCAACTTGTTAACAAATTAGGTTCTAAATCCGAAATAGAATGGGTAGCGGTTCGACCTGATTCGCTTTTCGATGAAGAAAATGTTAGTCAATATGAAATTCAGAATTCCAAAACTAGAAGTGCCATTTTTAATCCCGGCAAAACAAGTAGAATAAACGTAAGTCACTTCATGGCAGAACTTGTGACAAATGAAAACTTGTGGCAACAATGGAAACATAAAACTCCGGTCATTTATAATAAAGAATAATATTCTAGATAACGCCTAACCCGTAAATTCAGATTGTTAAATAATTTGCCGATTCAAGCGGAGGTATATTATTTTGTCCAATATAATTTATAAATTTCAATTCAGTGGAGGTTAAATAAAGTATGAAAAAAATAGATAGTAAAAACAAATCGGCAGTAAATCAATATGAAGAATTATTACATACATTAAAAACTCGGTTCAAGAAAAATACGAATCGCCACAAAAGTATTAAGTGGGATGAAATACAAACAAAGTTGGAAGCAAACGCAAAAAAACTTTGGTCACTCAACGAAATGGAAAAAACCGCTGGTGAACCCGATGTTGTCGGTCTAGACCAATACACCGGTGAATACATCTTTTTTGATTGTTCAGCCGAAAGTCCATCAGGTAGAAGAAGTCTTTGTTATGATCGAGAAGCTCTTGAGTCAAGAAAAAAACATAAGCCCGAAAACAACGTCCTGGATATGGCTGCTGCTATGGGTATCGAACTTTTAACTGAAGAACAATACAGAGAGCTGCAAAAAATTGGAGAGTTTGATTTGAAGACCTCTAGCTGGGTAAAAA
It contains:
- a CDS encoding NAD(P)H-binding protein, yielding MKSLVLGASGATGKLVVQQLVQRKYHVRIVVREKANIPTQFSEDKNIEIIKGNIYDFNIENIKNLLNDCDSLICCLGHNISFKGIYGSPHKLVSVTVAKIIEALQELNTKPKFVLMSTTAYTNQKINEVNDLREKIVFSLLEVILPPHKDNMLAANQLVNKLGSKSEIEWVAVRPDSLFDEENVSQYEIQNSKTRSAIFNPGKTSRINVSHFMAELVTNENLWQQWKHKTPVIYNKE
- a CDS encoding DUF4256 domain-containing protein, translating into MKKIDSKNKSAVNQYEELLHTLKTRFKKNTNRHKSIKWDEIQTKLEANAKKLWSLNEMEKTAGEPDVVGLDQYTGEYIFFDCSAESPSGRRSLCYDREALESRKKHKPENNVLDMAAAMGIELLTEEQYRELQKIGEFDLKTSSWVKTPEKIRKLGGAIFCDRRYDTVFTYHNGAESYYASRGFRGVIRI